A part of Myxococcus landrumus genomic DNA contains:
- a CDS encoding ribbon-helix-helix domain-containing protein: MRHFPRDFTAFTTNPRSTTCCPAPTRTRRLRFDLVMQTPPDRCHNNPHMTLHSQAALIPARSGRTFARMPVLPPRGAEEKTKPVTVSLPIWLVDRLDQLAEALGYRGRSELVTKALEGALPELEQMAERVEPKGKK; this comes from the coding sequence ATGCGCCACTTTCCTCGAGACTTCACGGCCTTCACAACGAATCCACGCAGCACAACCTGCTGCCCCGCACCTACCCGGACACGACGGCTCCGCTTCGACTTGGTCATGCAAACACCCCCGGACCGATGTCATAATAATCCTCATATGACTCTGCATAGTCAAGCGGCGTTGATTCCTGCGAGGTCAGGTCGTACCTTTGCGCGCATGCCAGTCCTTCCACCGCGCGGCGCCGAGGAAAAGACAAAGCCGGTGACGGTGTCGCTTCCAATCTGGCTTGTGGACCGTCTCGACCAACTTGCGGAGGCACTCGGCTACCGAGGGCGGAGCGAGTTGGTGACGAAGGCACTGGAGGGAGCACTGCCCGAACTTGAGCAGATGGCTGAACGGGTCGAGCCGAAGGGGAAGAAGTAG
- a CDS encoding tail fiber domain-containing protein, with amino-acid sequence MSQSWSQGPDGQWTMNNRFTGAFGQTHDALQQQLADSLGKPLDLSSLGELGTGDAARDQAINAAYTQAASRLDPQWRLREESQRTQLLNQGLAENSEAYRNSMGELGRDRNDAYTSAMNSAIGQGTAAGQAVFNQNMGARNQRLQEMLRQRTQPLSEAQSLQQLLTTMPGFQGASAGQAPNALQAAMGQGQYGIQAWGATNQANADMWQSALQLASTAYMMCDERVKTGVQRLETEAMPGVPLATWEYESEPGVRYLGVVAQDVQAVRPDLVLEDGDGLLRVHPSLAPERIS; translated from the coding sequence GTGAGCCAGTCTTGGAGCCAGGGCCCCGATGGCCAGTGGACGATGAACAATCGCTTCACCGGCGCATTTGGCCAGACGCACGATGCACTCCAGCAGCAACTGGCCGACTCCCTCGGCAAGCCACTGGACTTGTCCTCGCTGGGCGAGCTCGGCACTGGCGACGCCGCTCGAGACCAGGCCATCAACGCCGCGTACACCCAGGCGGCAAGTCGTCTCGACCCTCAGTGGCGGTTGCGCGAGGAGTCCCAGCGCACGCAGTTGCTCAACCAGGGATTGGCGGAGAACTCCGAGGCGTACCGCAATTCCATGGGTGAGCTCGGACGGGACCGCAACGACGCGTACACGTCGGCGATGAACTCGGCCATCGGCCAGGGCACTGCCGCTGGGCAAGCCGTGTTCAACCAGAACATGGGAGCGAGAAACCAACGTCTCCAGGAGATGCTCCGCCAGCGCACGCAGCCGCTATCAGAGGCGCAGTCCCTCCAGCAACTTCTCACCACGATGCCGGGCTTCCAGGGCGCCAGCGCTGGCCAGGCGCCCAACGCCCTCCAGGCGGCCATGGGACAGGGGCAGTACGGCATTCAGGCATGGGGGGCCACCAACCAGGCCAACGCGGACATGTGGCAGTCCGCGCTGCAACTTGCCTCGACGGCCTACATGATGTGTGACGAGCGCGTCAAAACTGGCGTGCAGCGTCTCGAGACCGAGGCCATGCCCGGCGTGCCGCTCGCCACGTGGGAGTACGAGTCCGAGCCTGGCGTCCGCTACCTCGGAGTCGTCGCCCAGGACGTCCAAGCCGTGCGGCCTGACCTCGTTCTCGAGGATGGAGACGGCCTGCTGCGCGTTCACCCCTCACTCGCCCCGGAGCGCATTTCATGA
- a CDS encoding phage adaptor protein: protein MPGWDTAGNILNDAAVELGLRTSDLADPYASQDQAIALLCRLLKGLGQDMVRDYQWTHLQGSYTFTLVPGDESYPLPGGFVRPIDQTQWNLTQRMPMLGPLSPQGWQLLQALTSAGVVDIYFRTVGDRFVVYPTPQSADAVSFEYVTSYWVQPIGQTLPTLDAPAAATDTLWFDRRLLVLGLKWAWLEAKSLPQAAAAENAYRLALTRAQGGDGAAPVLSLNNRPFAANRMLDCANVPETGFGVP from the coding sequence ATGCCCGGCTGGGATACCGCAGGCAACATTCTCAACGACGCGGCGGTTGAACTCGGCCTGCGCACATCCGACTTGGCGGACCCGTATGCGTCCCAGGACCAGGCGATTGCGCTCCTGTGCCGGCTCCTCAAGGGGCTCGGCCAGGACATGGTGCGTGACTACCAGTGGACGCACCTCCAGGGTTCGTACACGTTCACGCTAGTGCCGGGCGACGAGTCCTATCCGCTGCCGGGCGGATTCGTGCGCCCCATCGACCAGACGCAGTGGAACCTGACGCAGCGGATGCCCATGCTGGGGCCGCTGTCTCCGCAGGGCTGGCAGTTGCTCCAGGCGCTCACGTCTGCTGGCGTCGTCGACATCTACTTCCGCACGGTGGGTGACCGCTTCGTCGTCTACCCCACCCCGCAATCTGCGGATGCCGTCTCATTTGAATACGTGACGAGTTACTGGGTGCAGCCCATTGGCCAGACATTGCCGACGCTCGACGCGCCAGCGGCGGCCACCGACACGCTCTGGTTTGACAGGCGGCTGTTGGTGTTGGGACTCAAGTGGGCGTGGCTCGAGGCCAAGTCGCTGCCTCAGGCCGCTGCGGCGGAGAATGCCTACCGGCTGGCCCTGACACGCGCGCAGGGCGGAGATGGCGCCGCGCCGGTGCTGTCTCTCAACAACCGCCCGTTTGCGGCCAACCGCATGTTGGACTGCGCCAACGTGCCTGAGACTGGCTTCGGGGTGCCGTGA